In Mangifera indica cultivar Alphonso chromosome 1, CATAS_Mindica_2.1, whole genome shotgun sequence, a single genomic region encodes these proteins:
- the LOC123200170 gene encoding uncharacterized WD repeat-containing protein C2A9.03 isoform X1 — protein sequence MSNYQGDDAEYMADEYDMEDIDDDVDEQFRGRVMGGSDSEFEEYEYSNNKIADTSAAQARRGKDIQGIPWDRLSITREKYRQTRLEQYKNYENIPQSGEGSGKKDCKITEKGASFYEFRRNSRSVKSTILHFQLRNLVWATSKHDVYLMSHFSVIHWSSLTCSRSQVLNVSGHVAPTEKHPGSLLEGFTQTQVSTLAVKDKLLVAGGFQGELICKHLDRPGVSFCSRTTYDDNAITNAVDIYVSPSGAVHFTASNNDSGVRDFDMEKYQLSKHFRFPWPVNHTSLSPDGKLLIIVGDNPEGMLVDSNSGKTITPLCGHLDYSFASAWHPGGVTFATGNQDKTCRVWDIRNLSKSVTVLKGNLGAIRSIRYSSDGRYMAAAEPADFVHVYDVKSGYGREQEIDFFGEISGISYSPDTEALFIGVWDRTYGSLLEYGRCRNYSYLDSLI from the exons ATGTCTAATTACCAAGGGGATGATGCTGAGTATATGGCAGATGAATATGATATGGAAGACATAGATGATGATGTGGATGAGCAATTTCGAGGCCGCGTAATGGGTGGATCAGATTCTGAATTTGAGGAATATGAGTACTCA AATAATAAGATAGCTGATACTTCTGCTGCTCAAGCTAGGAGAGGTAAAGATATCCAAGGTATACCGTGGGACAGACTTAGTATCACTAGGGAAAAGTACCGGCAGACTAGGCTAGAACAGTACAAGAACTATGAAAACATCCCTCAGTCTGGAGAAGGGTCAGGGAAG AAGGATTGCAAGATTACTGAGAAAGGGGCTTCATTTTATGAGTTCAGAAGAAATTCTAGATCTGTGAAATCAACGATTCTTCATTTTCAG CTAAGGAACTTGGTTTGGGCTACATCAAAGCATGATGTCTACCTTATGTCACATTTTTCAGTCATTCATTGGTCTTCATTAACTTGCAGCAGGTCTCAGGTTCTCAACGTTTCCGGCCATGTGGCACCAACCGAA AAACACCCTGGCAGTCTGTTGGAGGGATTTACGCAGACTCAAGTTAGCACTCTTGCTGTAAAAGATAAGTTGCTAGTTGCTGGTGGATTTCAGGGAGAATTAATTTGCAAG CATCTAGATCGACCAGGAGTGAGCTTTTGTTCTCGTACAACATATGATGATAATGCTATTACCAATGCTGTTGATATATATGTCAGTCCCAG TGGTGCAGTCCATTTCACTGCCTCAAATAATGACTCTGGTGTCAGAGATTTTGATATGGAAAAGTATCAACTCTCTAAGCATTTTCGTTTTCCTTGGCCAGTGAAT CATACTTCACTGAGTCCTGATGGTAAACTTCTAATAATTGTTGGAGACAACCCAGAGGGTATGCTGGTGGATTCTAATAGTGGAAAG ACCATCACACCATTGTGTGGACATTTGGACTACTCATTTGCATCAGCGTGGCACCCTGGTGGTGTCACATTTGCTACAGGAAACCAAGACAAAACCTGCCGAGTTTGGGATATACGGAACCTATCTAAGTCTGTTACTGTTTTGAAGGGCAACCTTGGAGCCATCCGTTCCATTCGCTATTCATCTGATGGTCGATACATGGCAGCAGCCGAGCCTGCTGACTTTGTGCATGTGTATGATGTTAAAAGTGGGTATGGGAGGGAGCAGGAAATCGATTTCTTTGGTGAGATATCAGGAATATCATACAGTCCAGACACAGAGGCTCTGTTTATTGGCGTTTGGGACCGAACATATGGTAGCCTTCTTGAATATGGTAGGTGCCGTAATTACTCATACCTTGATTCCTTGATTTGA
- the LOC123200170 gene encoding uncharacterized WD repeat-containing protein C2A9.03 isoform X2 — protein MSNYQGDDAEYMADEYDMEDIDDDVDEQFRGRVMGGSDSEFEEYEYSNNKIADTSAAQARRGKDIQGIPWDRLSITREKYRQTRLEQYKNYENIPQSGEGSGKDCKITEKGASFYEFRRNSRSVKSTILHFQLRNLVWATSKHDVYLMSHFSVIHWSSLTCSRSQVLNVSGHVAPTEKHPGSLLEGFTQTQVSTLAVKDKLLVAGGFQGELICKHLDRPGVSFCSRTTYDDNAITNAVDIYVSPSGAVHFTASNNDSGVRDFDMEKYQLSKHFRFPWPVNHTSLSPDGKLLIIVGDNPEGMLVDSNSGKTITPLCGHLDYSFASAWHPGGVTFATGNQDKTCRVWDIRNLSKSVTVLKGNLGAIRSIRYSSDGRYMAAAEPADFVHVYDVKSGYGREQEIDFFGEISGISYSPDTEALFIGVWDRTYGSLLEYGRCRNYSYLDSLI, from the exons ATGTCTAATTACCAAGGGGATGATGCTGAGTATATGGCAGATGAATATGATATGGAAGACATAGATGATGATGTGGATGAGCAATTTCGAGGCCGCGTAATGGGTGGATCAGATTCTGAATTTGAGGAATATGAGTACTCA AATAATAAGATAGCTGATACTTCTGCTGCTCAAGCTAGGAGAGGTAAAGATATCCAAGGTATACCGTGGGACAGACTTAGTATCACTAGGGAAAAGTACCGGCAGACTAGGCTAGAACAGTACAAGAACTATGAAAACATCCCTCAGTCTGGAGAAGGGTCAGGGAAG GATTGCAAGATTACTGAGAAAGGGGCTTCATTTTATGAGTTCAGAAGAAATTCTAGATCTGTGAAATCAACGATTCTTCATTTTCAG CTAAGGAACTTGGTTTGGGCTACATCAAAGCATGATGTCTACCTTATGTCACATTTTTCAGTCATTCATTGGTCTTCATTAACTTGCAGCAGGTCTCAGGTTCTCAACGTTTCCGGCCATGTGGCACCAACCGAA AAACACCCTGGCAGTCTGTTGGAGGGATTTACGCAGACTCAAGTTAGCACTCTTGCTGTAAAAGATAAGTTGCTAGTTGCTGGTGGATTTCAGGGAGAATTAATTTGCAAG CATCTAGATCGACCAGGAGTGAGCTTTTGTTCTCGTACAACATATGATGATAATGCTATTACCAATGCTGTTGATATATATGTCAGTCCCAG TGGTGCAGTCCATTTCACTGCCTCAAATAATGACTCTGGTGTCAGAGATTTTGATATGGAAAAGTATCAACTCTCTAAGCATTTTCGTTTTCCTTGGCCAGTGAAT CATACTTCACTGAGTCCTGATGGTAAACTTCTAATAATTGTTGGAGACAACCCAGAGGGTATGCTGGTGGATTCTAATAGTGGAAAG ACCATCACACCATTGTGTGGACATTTGGACTACTCATTTGCATCAGCGTGGCACCCTGGTGGTGTCACATTTGCTACAGGAAACCAAGACAAAACCTGCCGAGTTTGGGATATACGGAACCTATCTAAGTCTGTTACTGTTTTGAAGGGCAACCTTGGAGCCATCCGTTCCATTCGCTATTCATCTGATGGTCGATACATGGCAGCAGCCGAGCCTGCTGACTTTGTGCATGTGTATGATGTTAAAAGTGGGTATGGGAGGGAGCAGGAAATCGATTTCTTTGGTGAGATATCAGGAATATCATACAGTCCAGACACAGAGGCTCTGTTTATTGGCGTTTGGGACCGAACATATGGTAGCCTTCTTGAATATGGTAGGTGCCGTAATTACTCATACCTTGATTCCTTGATTTGA
- the LOC123199831 gene encoding zinc finger protein ZAT4-like has translation MAQPQEIQDHQGEKVEMGLKQEEVAAVGDDLSLMLNILKPENMEEDKKGYDFDSVILSKDFLRTCSECGKQFTSGKALGGHKRACLQKKHQTIVRKVLAPTRFDHQRESDGGWNCFVCQQPFRSLKSLYGHMRKHPEREWRGIQPPQPASNNDVDNENVHRDDDEPCDGADAGSTMDVVESLKTWSVKAKRGHRLSSEPRLSTSVSEEDEDEDDEEAEAMQQAVNDLLLLAEYRSNKQLGSGYGVLKIKDDGVNEKAEILNTVLEAEIGKMNKRCDSEETWIENDNEEDSEMELSRKTKQLKKRRLIEFDDMDCLNEEAITVMAPQTYSCPICDKVFGKHQALGGHVASHNKIKNNFTAKESSTSLAVSASADGNCNNNGVANEQQTSGGGDNEHQCNICSKIFPTGQALGGHKRRHWTGPPEALSSSSQVTTSAGEVNQTTRNKLVLDFDLNDTPPEYFQIYGAETAAA, from the coding sequence ATGGCTCaacctcaagaaattcaagatCATCAAGGAGAGAAAGTTGAGATGGGTTTGAAACAGGAAGAGGTTGCTGCTGTTGGAGATGATTTATCTTTGATGCTAAACATCCTCAAGCCTGAGAATAtggaagaagataaaaaaggtTATGATTTTGATTCTGTGATTTTATCTAAAGATTTTCTTAGAACTTGCAGTGAGTGCGGTAAGCAGTTTACTTCTGGTAAGGCTTTGGGAGGTCACAAGAGAGCTTGTCTCCAGAAAAAGCATCAAACAATTGTGAGGAAAGTATTAGCTCCTACGAGGTTTGATCATCAACGGGAAAGTGATGGAGGATGGAATTGTTTTGTGTGTCAGCAACCTTTCAGATCTTTGAAGTCTTTGTATGGTCACATGAGGAAGCATCCGGAGAGAGAATGGAGAGGGATTCAACCTCCACAGCCAGCTAGTAACAATGATGTTGATAACGAGAACGTTCATCGGGATGATGATGAGCCTTGTGACGGCGCTGATGCTGGATCCACTATGGACGTGGTGGAGTCTTTGAAGACCTGGTCGGTTAAGGCCAAAAGAGGCCACAGGTTATCATCTGAGCCTCGTCTCTCTACTTCTGTTTCGgaggaggatgaagatgaagatgatgaagaagctGAAGCTATGCAACAAGCTGTCAATGATCTCTTGCTGCTAGCTGAGTATCGATCCAATAAGCAGCTTGGTTCTGGTTACGGCGTGTTGAAAATCAAGGATGATGGAGTTAACGAGAAGGCAGAAATTTTGAACACTGTGTTGGAAGCTGAGATTGGGAAGATGAACAAGAGGTGTGATTCGGAGGAGACTTGGATTGAGAACGATAATGAGGAGGATAGTGAGATGGAGTTGTCGAGGAAGACGAAGCAGTTGAAGAAGAGAAGACTCATTGAGTTTGATGATATGGATTGCTTGAATGAAGAAGCAATAACAGTAATGGCTCCTCAAACCTATTCTTGCCCAATATGTGATAAGGTTTTCGGTAAACATCAAGCTCTCGGAGGTCACGTAGCAAGTCACAACAAGATCAAGAACAACTTTACTGCCAAAGAATCATCAACTTCCTTGGCAGTCTCAGCTTCAGCAGATGGAAATTGTAACAATAATGGTGTGGCGAATGAGCAGCAAACTAGTGGTGGTGGTGATAATGAGCATCAATGTAACATATGCAGCAAGATATTCCCAACTGGTCAGGCTCTTGGAGGACACAAAAGACGCCACTGGACAGGCCCGCCTGAAGCACTATCAAGCTCAAGTCAAGTGACAACATCTGCTGGTGAAGTTAATCAGACAACTCGAAATAAGCTAGTTCTTGATTTCGATCTTAATGATACACCACCTGAGTATTTTCAGATTTATGGTGCTGAAACAGCTGCTGCTTAA
- the LOC123202050 gene encoding photosystem I reaction center subunit V, chloroplastic-like, whose translation MAASSTFFTPSFSSFRTHQLSPSNISFQGLRPLSTKPKSSLPYLSTSSKKSNGGAIKAELNTSLVISLSTGLSLFLGRFVFFNFQRENVAKQGLPEQNGLSHFEAGDTRAKEYVSLLKSNDPVGFNIVDVLAWGSIGHIVAYYILATSSNGYDPKFF comes from the coding sequence ATGGCAGCCTCTTCCACTTTCTTTACTCCCTCTTTCTCTTCCTTCCGAACCCACCAACTTTCTCCCTCCAACATCTCCTTCCAAGGCCTCAGACCCCTCTCCACCAAACCCAAATCTTCCCTCCCCTACCTCTCCACCTCTTCAAAAAAATCCAACGGTGGCGCCATCAAAGCTGAGCTCAACACTTCTCTTGTTATCAGCCTCAGCACTGGCCTCTCCTTGTTCTTGGGGAGGTTCGTCTTCTTCAACTTCCAGAGAGAGAACGTGGCCAAGCAAGGTTTGCCTGAGCAGAATGGACTCTCCCACTTTGAAGCTGGAGACACTCGTGCCAAGGAATATGTCAGTCTCTTGAAATCTAATGATCCTGTTGGCTTCAACATCGTTGATGTTCTTGCCTGGGGCTCTATTGGCCATATTGTTGCTTACTACATCTTGGCTACTTCTAGCAATGGCTATGATCCCAAGTTCTTCTGA